One Methylobacterium sp. 77 DNA window includes the following coding sequences:
- a CDS encoding pyruvate dehydrogenase complex E1 component subunit beta, translating to MATDILMPALSPTMEEGKLAKWLKKEGDTVKSGDVLAEIETDKATMEVEAIDEGILAKILIEEGAEGVKVNTPIAIIAAEGEDVAAAAAGGSKSNGASAPQSAPSATVQADIPASAPAAPAVITNKAPAPVMEEFPAGTEMVTMTVRESLRDAMAEEMRREESVFVMGEEVAEYQGAYKVTQGLLQEFGARRVVDTPITEHGFAGIAAGAAFTGLRPIVEFMTFNFAMQAIDHIINSAAKTLYMSGGQLGCPIVFRGPNGAAARVGAQHSHDYSAWYSNVPGLKVIAPYTASDAKGLLKAAIRDPNPVIFLENEILYGQSFPVPKLDDFVLPIGKARIHRTGKDVTIVSFSIGMTYALKAAQALAEEGIEAEVIDLRTIRPMDTETIVESVKKTGRCVTVEEGFPQSGIGAEIIARLMADAFDFLDAPVLRVTGKDVPMPYAANLEKLALPNVAEVIQAVKAVCYR from the coding sequence ATGGCGACCGACATCCTCATGCCCGCGCTGTCTCCGACGATGGAGGAAGGCAAGCTCGCCAAGTGGCTCAAGAAGGAGGGCGACACGGTCAAATCCGGCGATGTCCTCGCCGAGATCGAGACCGACAAGGCGACGATGGAGGTCGAGGCCATCGACGAAGGCATCCTCGCCAAGATCCTCATCGAGGAAGGCGCGGAGGGCGTGAAGGTCAACACGCCGATCGCCATCATCGCCGCCGAGGGCGAGGATGTGGCCGCGGCAGCCGCCGGCGGCTCCAAGTCGAACGGCGCCTCCGCCCCGCAATCCGCTCCTTCGGCAACCGTACAGGCCGATATCCCGGCCTCCGCGCCGGCCGCTCCGGCGGTCATCACCAACAAGGCGCCCGCGCCGGTGATGGAAGAGTTCCCGGCCGGCACCGAGATGGTGACCATGACCGTGCGCGAGTCGCTCCGCGACGCCATGGCCGAGGAGATGCGCCGCGAGGAATCCGTCTTCGTGATGGGTGAAGAGGTCGCCGAATACCAGGGCGCCTACAAGGTCACGCAGGGGCTGCTGCAGGAATTCGGCGCCCGCCGCGTGGTCGACACGCCGATCACCGAGCACGGCTTCGCCGGAATCGCGGCCGGTGCCGCCTTCACCGGACTGCGCCCGATCGTGGAGTTCATGACGTTCAACTTCGCCATGCAGGCGATCGACCACATCATCAACTCGGCGGCCAAGACCCTCTACATGTCCGGCGGACAGCTCGGCTGTCCCATCGTCTTCCGCGGCCCCAACGGTGCCGCCGCCCGCGTCGGTGCCCAGCACAGCCACGATTACTCCGCCTGGTACTCCAACGTCCCCGGCCTCAAGGTGATCGCGCCCTACACCGCCTCCGACGCCAAGGGGTTGCTGAAGGCGGCGATCCGCGACCCGAACCCGGTGATCTTCCTCGAGAACGAGATCCTCTACGGCCAAAGCTTCCCGGTGCCCAAGCTCGACGATTTCGTCCTGCCCATCGGCAAGGCGCGCATCCACCGCACCGGCAAGGACGTGACCATCGTCTCCTTCTCCATCGGCATGACCTACGCGCTGAAGGCAGCGCAGGCCCTGGCCGAGGAGGGAATCGAGGCGGAAGTCATCGACCTGCGCACGATCCGCCCGATGGACACCGAGACGATCGTGGAATCGGTGAAGAAGACCGGCCGCTGCGTCACGGTGGAGGAAGGTTTCCCGCAATCGGGCATCGGCGCCGAGATCATCGCCCGCCTGATGGCCGACGCCTTCGACTTCCTCGACGCCCCCGTCCTGCGGGTCACCGGCAAGGACGTTCCGATGCCCTACGCCGCCAACCTCGAGAAGCTCGCTTTGCCCAACGTCGCCGAAGTGATCCAGGCGGTGAAGGCGGTCTGCTATCGGTGA